From Daphnia pulicaria isolate SC F1-1A chromosome 4, SC_F0-13Bv2, whole genome shotgun sequence, one genomic window encodes:
- the LOC124335996 gene encoding uncharacterized protein LOC124335996 isoform X2, producing MMDTPTSSTSNNNNSRQVILEGGLPWGFRIQGGSDTGVQLRIARVNPGSKAALQGIREGDVITSMNGQPTEKEVTNSQAHALLKEAGPTLRLGLKQGSTLTRRLFKSSSGASVSSIASAADVNPTSSGNGGVAAQSTSTSHNSSSNGSGGVQSSSSTTNTTSTSSTTTKTSVLTRSDERLAEENVPERPARCAKNKRSKSSSSRSTSSNNNNNNAYNNSGTEESEDETVDCHRNLTGLKSGPSSPPAAAAASSSSDDPLEGIHSILSEMEREIRHTGIDPQSEAIMAHLPPPDGGASVEPRIGGLTIEEFIHFLALLERVKEQHIDTKESGDDPAAGSGSATPSAPAERTSPYDNIIRSLGPDHPLYCNVATSPRISPPSDEDRSRGSSSSSSPCSSDEDAGQFQLPDGKSATLPGFSFLERLFLRRYLHVIPEEVASDCGSHSARLSRALSGLSSALSYLEDVDDDRFSHESVGDEFPDFASGGSLTPVPNPTTNDSEANAVLVPVEPEGDRVEAPECIQQQPVTHSDSALQVEKARQNAEAESPVDVTERRIIPPEDEFSIVLAVPVMIVDSSDYDDPADSPTEDRAPFISPTSSNLLEEEADRPTHFPQVLDEMNDRQGINEEDEKADEEAKEKEKMKEEEEEENQSEVTSLADYCELLDESLLPLSVLMMQTSGGSSVGGCCRDCDETTGQRPSHSERNDPPTEDYACSCSLGFSDDDDDDGDNDNDDDDDVNVGHDDNNQQPVIIDSGEVAIPLPPAADGLTGMTTVQEEEDTKGEHGPDGGDDTLTMDSIHRADGEEKMSSVIGETTVSGTSVVTLIDAKIVSVDYKPVQLIRSSAQLRHAGDGGTAETLDEFQPAAAPDAENRQLAGENPAETDSRRTMGQVSNEESDPVLAAARFTADDSGLVEAAMTELSSAGVNQPELIIPVDQGVCSSTAKKHGRVVDEMRRLWETRCAADSSTIPAIPSDPDNEQDKDTSFEYGSDQATPVPEEEPSAAIVESPAVVNDPVRMKSIQEFRMLWSGWPPPPPLPPPPEHYGASETETGYSTDGSEPFRQRRRRAAQALMSSVPTPPPRPTPPRDENLYRLRSDHSGWHDRPPEPPLRYQPYLGQRYQPLCYYSAPEADEEEDDERVKARLLADWLVLANRKRSHSPSSGTYRSIQRSNYSTLTSTTTTTRDTSARESESEASDYNDRTDCATAIRRYRRRQRVDEYLSHGSSSSLLSTPYLASSPKPGVWSPGQQQPSSPPERDSNNHQQQHHRQSQPVVVSSGSSNGSSQQQPPPPIWIPSSQQPSPKSERKEFRPVRLEALKKQASAQQQQPQQQQQPQQREGGQKPPGGVGNNGTKPAAPTSLPPFATTTSTAASHPSTNAPTTYSSYLYPSSWDNQRQQNAPPYGNNSANSTPINTPASEHSVLTSTSTNFSALSWDRRTNGGSTYSGGSGSTTPTPSLQPLLPPATSSTPTSHLPKVPNTTVTLLQKAREGQLPKGAAYLDSPKQGERSGNRLGQPPPPQQQLYRSPYEQVYSIQREYNVPSTTSSSGPGVSQANGDENSQQPAAASSSSSSQPQETRKFVDLTANKFSGVGPVSNEGVPIALRSGIREEDHHHWYRRMYESLHRAGGPDYVTVRYKPGRGRGGGYQSEPDQNRYDYDSDAGRYATLDRRRQRIHNDSESNGGSPSRITNQESESYRYQPGRIEDYEPGIRSSITQPQPVKQSPKISIPSKSFTNFALKESGYESDSQLVFRRRYPADSAEGGTGPTTPATDPQEQRLWYRDIQRGGEVPLHGLRKQQPDRPQDESTDPFDRRIGRSEKQRKRDPWRYIRFKSKSPTPPSTQRRRYRFLSVPAVLSRLQSCKMFRSGSSKRQSSATSSPNASEERHQKSTGTSTAKTTVSIGTSTSSKGKTWRRIKSGNGTSGTTKKSPKPTAPSPVDGGFVQREETATPLMDDITAVPQPVQPIEPESQELEPLPPPPVEDMHVEQPPLPPPPPIKAAMESPELKQRSTQQRVPSRPALPSFPAFPTLSPLQSRPAKKKSSGSKSEPALNVYLHTRQMVSQSKFRRMQDEPVAQEETPKMTRYQKLARDTKNLVARISGEIPSTEKIRQALKLPAGSNGNGNGSNGNGSNGKNNSDVDVTDPEFICDEQTAAILLAELEGKPESESQKADGAASQKAESPVQQPPKQQQQQPESKQEQMQEQQQQQPQQLSEHYHFVVPLENRTEDGQGDFYSSRSTAGSPEYIKTQRFTQLRSLYRSLERLNELEKLVPTDELNQVASTDGIIDFDLWRRLRQREKAQEEMRNLATWIQAAQREGECYFGTSPPPKWQRGADPGLRIKEQSVRHLTDKYKTLAEAKRYSTQSLPRNFAQCPDGSRAESPVSTGRVSRSSQRRSSLTGKQMAVLKSQLSRVYTPPSRYETVVSPQRPPRKLPESLLNPKLYVRSVSESSRDCTLARLEQRRNRLMESQKALSIAGSGRAVHRSQSASAPKQPNISEAERRSLSMRLGAEVKQRYIAGQPPATPHQQPRSTRAAIQYVQQLSQHMSRKLASSPRMMSPSSPGPYRTHQSRSSSRGSSASSQQDYLLVLTPRGRNKADVESAVQEWADSAVVGKTPSPTPAVPQRSSSLNIRANLEEDSHSSNSSVQTVIHRDVQKKVDFFEKVIADSVGDPCDLAVVPFRTTQSVNDLRRSASTLVGRRRTRCAVVPQRSQSLSLQRPGSSASAYGSMTDLRLHQLMDRVKSSSPSPSGRRSSPGSVSGGGSHYINLVKKGDVVKKCQYFSSPRVDQPSQQQQQQPQQQKPVQRQSRPATPQLSSRSVPDSLPLWSATEKFNRNKTVIKGQEMGDVSFIKRRYEQEQPRNRFRSQFGSASTPSLQDGGASGSFSWSRRLAAAANKRVSFPNFSSLSRAGSRNGSDAGSRSGGKKMDFTRVKPTLLSSARLALRQAQTAADPTAHQHTIGGRISRPITRNSSAAGGSYNDIPSTLSSVLPPSNTQTTTTATHSTTKTTVASPDMSFKSTSEGSIRSRRSMSSPLPAIPVSTSAAASNVTPNPPGNTQSETAHSKAVPKESISAKMTPASKPAATQSSSPVGHVTPEADYQPVASSTSHSGNFDPSMHQPIYRYTPPPPRSGGRSNRIHSVYDLYATYPRQRAGMQSPSRPPLPAEWAHLTSPRKPRATNQAGAAHRFAESEVTIHYRSPIRNLQQSGQQQTEIDEEELRQMQAEHMRRVYEQERRRKYIQELEDIESRRHMDNFTPLMKSPIPLNRYDDFMDDQPVPMGRSGSQNQPQRDRTPEPKIVARGLYNFVAQNARELSFQKGDIIFIRRQIDKNWYEGEHNAMVGIFPVNYVEIVPYDGVRLTNRKPSEGKGRVKFNFVAQTPIELSLVKGELVIITRQVDEHWLEGRIGQRRGIFPISYVDIIQPCSSPPSNQNVKTPTTSGTALITNGSLRSTHNYQQLRTQQPQHFSMQQKMSPANATSQHQYRTAPAQYNKPSSLMVDTRSDPVLYRALYTYAPQNDDELELQESDMICVLEKCDDGWYVGTSQRTGLFGTFPGNYVERV from the exons GTAACGGCGGCGTAGCCGCTCAGTCGACATCGACCAGTCACAACAGTAGCAGCAACGGCAGCGGCGGAGTTCAATCATCTTCGTCCACCACCAACACTACATCTACcagctccaccaccaccaagacATCGGTGCTAACCAGATCAG ACGAACGGCTGGCGGAAGAAAACGTTCCAGAAAGGCCAGCTCGATGCGCCAAGAATAAGCGTAGTaaaagtagtagtagtagatctaccagcagcaacaacaacaacaacaacgcgtACAACAATAGCGGAACGGAAGAGAGTGAAGACGAGACCGTCGACTGCCATCGCAATCTGACGGGACTGAAATCCGGTCCGTCTTCGCCGCCGGCAGCCGCTGCTGCCTCCTCTTCTTCAGACGATCCGCTCGAAGGCATCCATTCCATCTTGTCTGAAATGGAGAGAGAAATCCGGCACACGGGGATCGATCCGCAGTCAGAGGCCATCATGGCCCATCTGCCGCCGCCGGACGGGGGAGCCTCGGTCGAGCCGCGAATCGGCGGACTAACAATAGAAGAATTCATTCACTTTCTGGCGCTCCTGGAACGCGTCAAGGAGCAACACATTGACACGAAAGAATCTGGCGACGATCCAGCAGCCGGATCGGGCTCGGCCACTCCGTCGGCTCCCGCCGAGCGGACCAGCCCTTACGACAATATAATCCGATCGCTGGGGCCGGATCATCCGCTCTATTGCAATGTGGCCACCTCGCCCAGGATCAGTCCGCCTTCCGACGAGGATCGATCCCGAGGATCGTCTTCCTCTTCATCGCCTTGCTCATCGGATGAGGATGCCGGCCAATTCCAGCTGCCCGACGGAAAGTCTGCGACTTTGCCCGGATTCTCTTTCCTCGAGCGGCTCTTCCTCCGCCGCTACTTGCACGTCATTCCGGAGGAGGTGGCCAGCGACTGCGGAAGCCACAGCGCCCGGCTCAGCCGAGCTCTCAGCGGACTCTCATCCGCGCTCAGCTATCTGGAAGATGTCGACGACGATCGATTCTCGCACGAATCCGTCGGAGATGAATTTCCGGACTTTGCATCCGGCGGATCCCTAACGCCCGTCCCAAACCCAACGACAAACGACAGCGAAGCCAATGCGGTTCTAGTTCCAGTAGAACCGGAAGGCGACCGAGTAGAAGCTCCCGAgtgcatccagcagcagcctgtCACTCACAGCGATTCCGCATTGCAAGTCGAGAAGGCAAGACAAAATGCGGAAGCGGAATCGCCCGTCGATGTGACTGAACGCCGCATTATTCCGCCGGAAGATGAATTTTCCATCGTCTTGGCAGTCCCCGTCATGATAGTCGACTCGAGCGACTACGATGATCCGGCGGATTCGCCCACAGAAGATCGGGCCCCTTTCATCTCTCCAACTTCATCCAATctgctggaagaagaagcggaTCGTCCCACGCATTTCCCCCAAGTGCTGGATGAGATGAACGACCGACAAGGAATAAATGAGGAAGATGAAAAAGCGGATgaagaagccaaagaaaaggagaaaatgaaagaagaagaagaagaagaaaatcaaagcgAAGTGACTTCATTGGCGGATTATTGCGAGCTGCTTGACGAATCTCTGCTGCCACTCAGCGTCCTAATGATGCAAACATCCGGCGGCAGCAGCGTCGGCGGCTGCTGTCGTGACTGTGACGAAACGACGGGCCAACGGCCGTCGCATTCAGAGCGGAACGACCCGCCGACGGAAGACTACGCCTGCTCGTGCTCTCTAGGCTTCagcgacgacgatgatgatgatggagacaacgacaacgacgacgacgacgacgttaaTGTCGGCCACGATGACAATAATCAACAGCCGGTGATAATCGATTCCGGCGAGGTGGCCATTCCGCTGCCGCCGGCAGCCGACGGATTAACTGGAATGACGACagttcaagaagaagaagacactaAAGGAGAACATGGGCCCGATGGCGGCGACGACACTTTAACAATGGATTCCATCCATCGGGCGGATGGCGAGGAGAAAATGTCGTCGGTGATTGGAGAAACGACGGTGAGTGGAACATCGGTGGTGACGTTGATTGACGCCAAAATCGTCAGCGTCGATTACAAACCCGTGCAGCTGATTCGTTCCAGCGCTCAACTCCGTCACGCTGGTGATGGTGGAACGGCGGAAACTCTGGACGAGTTCCAGCCGGCAGCGGCCCCGGACGCTGAAAATAGACAATTAGCGGGCGAAAATCCAGCAGAGACGGACAGCAGGCGGACGATGGGACAAGTGTCGAATGAAGAAAGTGATCCGGTATTAGCTGCTGCCCGTTTTACGGCGGACGATTCCGGTTTAGTGGAAGCGGCGATGACTGAATTATCATCGGCGGGGGTCAATCAACCGGAATTGATTATTCCGGTTGACCAGGGCGTCTGCAGTTCCACGGCGAAGAAACACGGACGCGTCGTTGATGAAATGCGGAGGCTATGGGAAACGCGTTGCGCTGCCGATTCGTCGACAATTCCGGCCATTCCGTCTGATCCGGATAACGAACAAGACAAGGATACATCCTTCGAGTATGGATCGGATCAAGCGACTCCGGTTCCGGAAGAAGAGCCGTCTGCCGCTATCGTCGAGTCGCCGGCGGTGGTGAACGATCCGGTGCGGATGAAATCTATCCAAGAATTCCGGATGCTTTGGTCCGGATGGCCTCCACCTCCACCACTCCCTCCACCTCCCGAGCATTACGGCGCATCCGAGACGGAAACGGGTTACTCCACTGACGGATCGGAGCCGTTCCGGCAACGGCGGAGGAGAGCAGCCCAAGCTCTGATGAGCTCCGTCCCGACGCCTCCGCCGAGACCCACGCCACCTAGGGACGAAAACTTGTATCGACTACGATCCGATCACTCCGGATGGCACGACCGCCCGCCGGAACCTCCGCTGAGGTACCAGCCGTATCTCGGACAACGCTACCAACCGCTGTGCTATTATTCCGCGCCGGAAgcggacgaagaagaagacgacgagcGGGTGAAGGCTCGCCTGCTTGCCGACTGGCTGGTGCTGGCCAACCGAAAGCGGAGTCACTCGCCATCCAGCGGCACCTACCGATCGATCCAGCGCTCCAATTACAGCACGCtgacgtcgacgacgacgacaacccgCGACACATCCGCCAGGGAATCGGAATCGGAGGCCTCGGACTACAACGATCGGACCGACTGCGCCACCGCCATCCGGCGCTACCGGCGACGCCAGCGAGTTGACGAGTATCTGTCCCATG GATCTTCGTCATCGCTTTTGTCGACGCCCTATCTAGCCAGTAGTCCTAAAccag GTGTTTGGTCGCCGGGTCAGCAACAACCGTCGAGTCCTCCGGAGAGGGACAGCAacaaccaccagcagcagcaccaccgTCAGTCGCAGCCGGTAGTAGTCTCTTCCGGCAGCAGCAacggcagcagccagcagcagccgccacCGCCAATTTGGATTCCGTCCAGCCAACAGCCTAGCCCGAAATCAGAGCGGAAAGAGTTCCGGCCAGTCCGGCTTGAAGCATTGAAGAAACAGGCGTccgcccaacagcagcagccgcagcagcaacaacagccccAGCAG CGCGAGGGAGGCCAGAAACCACCTGGGGGTGTTGGCAACAACGGTACCAAACCGGCGGCTCCGACCAGTTTGCCACCTTTTGCTACAACCACATCCACCGCAGCATCTCATCCATCCACCAACGCCCCAACCACCTACTCCTCTTACTTGTACCCGTCCAGCTGGGACAATCAGCGCCAGCAAAATGCCCCACCGTACGGCAACAACAGTGCAAACAGCACACCCATAAACACACCGGCCAGCGAGCACTCGGTTTTGACCAGCACTTCGACCAATTTTTCCG CTTTGTCTTGGGACCGGAGAACAAACGGCGGGTCCACTTATAGTGGCGGTTCGGGATCGACAACACCTACGCCTTCGTTACAGCCTTTGCTTCCGCCGGCCACATCTTCGACGCCAACCAGTCACCTGCCCAAGGTGCCCAACACCACCGTCACTCTCCTACAGAAAGCCAGAG AGGGACAATTGCCGAAAGGTGCCGCTTACCTGGACAGCCCCAAACAAGGCGAACGTTCCGGAAATCGCCTAGGTCAACCACCTCCGCCCCAACAGCAACTGTACCGTAGCCCATACGAGCAAG TGTACAGCATCCAGCGCGAGTATAACGTGCCCTCAACGACTTCTTCATCTGGCCCCGGCGTTTCACAAGCCAACGGCGACGAAAATAGCCAACAGCCAGCGgcggcatcttcttcttcttcttctcagccGCAAGAAACGCGCAAGTTTGTCGATTTGACGGCCAACAAATTTAGCGGCGTCGGACCCGTTTCCAACGAAGGCGTTCCCATCGCTTTGCGCTCG GGCATAAGAGAAGAGGATCATCATCACTGGTACCGGCGTATGTACGAGTCCTTACACAGGGCAGGAGGTCCAg ATTACGTCACTGTACGCTACAAACCTGGTCGTGGACGAGGTGGAGGCTACCAATCGGAGCCGGATCAGAACCGATACGATTACGATTCGGATGCCGGTCGTTACGCAACTTTGGATCGCAGACGTCAACGCATCCACAACGATTCCGAATCTAACGGCGGATCACCTTCGCGAATAAC GAATCAAGAATCTGAATCCTATCGTTATCAACCCGGTCGGATTGAAGATTACGAGCCGGGAATCCGTTCTTCTATCACTCAGCCTCAGCCAGTCAAACAG TCACCCAAGATCAGCATCCCCAGCAAATCGTTTACGAATTT TGCTTTGAAAGAATCTGGTTACGAGAGTGACTCTCAACTAGTCTTTCGACGGCGTTATCCGGCCGATTCGGCCGAAGGGGGTACTGGACCGACAACTCCGGCAACCGATCCGCAAGAGCAGCGTCTTTGGTACCGCGACATCCAGCGTGGAGGCGAGGTGCCATTGCACGGACTCCGCAAACAACAGCCCGATCGACCACAAG ACGAGTCGACCGATCCGTTCGATCGTCGAATAGGCAGAAGCGAGAAACAGCGCAAAAGAGATCCTTGGCGCTACATCCGGTTCAAATCCAAGTCTCCGACTCCGCCGTCGACGCAGAGACGACGCTACCGATTCCTCTCCGTTCCGGCCGTTTTGAGCCGATTGCAAAGCTGCAAAATGTTCCGCAGCGGAAGCAGCAAACGACAGTCGAGCGCCACCAGCAGCCCGAACGCGTCGGAAGAACGCCACCAAAAAAGCACCGGAACGTCGACCGCCAAAACGACAGTTTCCATCGGGACTTCGACTTCTTCCAAGGGCAAAACTTGGCGCCGGATTAAATCCGGAAACGGTACGAGTGGTACGACCAAGAAATCTCCGAAACCAACAGCGCCCAGCCCCGTTGACGGAGGATTTGTTCAGCGGGAAGAAACGGCAACGCCGTTGATGGACGACATTACCGCAGTTCCTCAGCCCGTCCAACCGATTGAACCGGAATCCCAAGAGCTGGAACCTTTGCCGCCTCCTCCTGTAGAAGATATGCACGTCGAGCAGCCGCCGCTTCCACCTCCACCGCCTATCAAAGCGGCGATGGAATCGCCGGAGTTAAAGCAGCGGTCAACACAACAACGCGTTCCGTCCCGTCCGGCGCTTCCGTCTTTTCCGGCCTTTCCGACCTTGTCTCCACTTCAATCCCGTCCGGCTAAGAAGAAATCGTCTGGCAGTAAATCGGAGCCGGCCCTGAACGTCTACCTCCATACGCGTCAAATGGTTTCGCAATCGAAATTCCGGCGGATGCAGGACGAGCCAGTCGCTCAAGAAGAGACGCCCAAAATGACCAGATACCAGAAACTGGCCCGCGACACCAAAAATCTGGTGGCTAGAATTTCTGGAGAGATTCCGAGCACAGAAAAAATCCGCCAAGCGCTAAAACTTCCAGCCGGAAGCAACGGCAATGGAAATGGCTCCAACGGCAACGGATCTAACGGCAAGAATAACTCCGACGTGGACGTCACCGATCCTGAATTCATTTGCGATGAGCAGACGGCGGCTATTCTTTTAGCCGAGCTGGAAGGCAAACCGGAATCGGAATCTCAGAAAGCGGATGGTGCAGCAAGCCAGAAGGCTGAATCACCGGTCCAGCAGCcgccaaaacaacaacaacagcagccagaATCAAAACAAGAGCAGAtgcaagaacaacaacaacaacaaccgcagcAACTTTCGGAACATTATCATTTTGTTGTCCCGCTTGAAAATAGAACTGAAGACGGGCAAGGAGATTTTTATTCTTCCCGTTCCACCGCCGGCAGTCCGGAATACATCAAGACTCAACGTTTCACCCAGCTGCGCTCCCTTTATCGCAGCCTGGAACGGCTCAACGAGCTGGAAAAATTGGTGCCGACTGACGAGCTGAACCAGGTGGCCAGCACCGATGGCATCATCGACTTTGATTTGTGGCGCCGGTTGAGGCAGCGAGAAAAGGCCCAGGAAGAGATGAGGAATTTGGCCACCTGGATTCAGGCGGCACAAAGAGAAGGCGAGTGCTACTTTGGCACATCGCCGCCACCCAAGTGGCAACGCGGAGCCGATCCAGGACTCCGCATCAAAGAACAATCCGTCCGTCACTTGACGGACAAATACAAGACTTTGGCGGAAGCCAAACGCTATTCGACTCAATCGCTACCAAGGAACTTTGCCCAGTGTCCGGATGGCAGTCGAGCGGAATCTCCGGTATCGACTGGACGAGTCAGTCGATCCAGCCAGAGGCGCAGCAGTTTGACGGGAAAGCAGATGGCCGTTTTGAAATCGCAATTATCCCGCGTCTATACTCCGCCGAGCCGTTACGAGACGGTCGTCTCTCCGCAAAGACCGCCCCGGAAGCTTCCGGAATCGTTGCTGAACCCCAAACTCTACGTCCGAAGTGTGTCCGAATCCAGTCGTGATTGCACGCTCGCCAGACTGGAACAGCGACGCAATCGGCTAATGGAATCGCAGAAGGCGTTGTCCATCGCCGGAAGTGGACGTGCCGTCCATCGCTCTCAGTCGGCATCCGCACCCAAGCAGCCAAATATCAGCGAAGCGGAACGCCGTAGTTTATCTATGCGGCTCGGTGCGGAAGTCAAACAGCGTTACATCGCCGGCCAGCCGCCCGCCACTCCGCATCAACAGCCGCGATCCACCAGAGCGGCGATCCAGTACGTTCAACAGTTGAGCCAGCACATGTCGAGAAAATTGGCCAGCTCCCCGCGGATGATGTCGCCCAGTTCGCCGGGTCCTTATCGAACTCATCAATCACGTAGCTCGTCGCGCGGAAGCTCGGCCAGCAGCCAACAAGATTACTTGCTCGTGCTGACACCTCGCGGGCGGAATAAAGCCGACGTGGAATCAGCTGTTCAAGAATGGGCCGATTCGGCCGTCGTTGGCAAAACTCCTTCTCCGACTCCGGCTGTTCCGCAGCGCTCAAGCAGTTTGAATATCCGCGCCAACTTGGAAGAAGATTCTCACAGTTCAAACTCGTCCGTCCAGACGGTCATCCATCGCGACGTCCAGAAGAAAGTGGATTTCTTTGAGAAGGTCATTGCTGACTCGGTTGGCGATCCTTGCGACTTGGCCGTCGTTCCATTTCGGACTACTCAGAGCGTCAATGACCTGCGCCGATCCGCTTCGACATTGGTGGGCCGTCGCCGGACCCGCTGCGCCGTAGTTCCGCAGAGGTCGCAAAGTCTTTCACTCCAACGGCCCGGATCATCCGCTTCTGCTTACGGATCCATGACCGATCTCCGTCTTCATCAGCTGATGGATCGAGTCAAAAGCTCGTCGCCGAGTCCTTCCGGCCGTAGATCATCTCCCGGAAGCGTGTCCGGAGGCGGAAGCCATTACATTAATTTGGTCAAGAAAGGCGACGTGGTGAAGAAATGCCAATATTTCAGTTCGCCAAGAGTTGACCAAccatcacagcagcagcagcaacaaccgcaACAACAGAAGCCAGTCCAGAGGCAGTCGAGGCCGGCAACTCCGCAACTATCCAGCCGTTCTGTTCCTGATTCGCTTCCGCTTTGGAGTGCGACGGAAAAATTCAATCGCAACAAAACGGTCATCAAAGGGCAAGAGATGGGCGACGTTAGTTTCATCAAGCGCCGCTACGAGCAGGAGCAGCCGAGGAATCGCTTCCGGAGCCAGTTCGGTTCGGCTTCGACTCCGTCACTGCAGGATGGCGGAGCGAGCGGAAGTTTCAGCTGGAGTCGTCGTTTGGCAGCCGCCGCTAACAAACGGGTCTCGTTTCCCAATTTTTCGTCGCTAAGTAGAGCCGGAAGCCGGAATGGAAGTGACGCCGGAAGTCGGTCAGGGGGTAAGAAAATGGATTTCACTCGTGTCAAACCTACTTTACTCTCCTCTGCACGGCTGGCCCTCCGTCAAGCACAAACGGCCGCCGATCCGACGGCTCATCAACACACTATCGGCGGAAGAATCAGCCGACCTATCACCCGCAACTCTTCTGCCGCTGGTGGATCCTACAATGACATTCCCTCTACCCTTTCTTCCGTTCTTCCACCCAGCAACACCCAGACGACCACTACTGCCACCCATTCAACAACCAAAACTACTGTGGCTAGTCCTGATATGAGTTTTAAATCCACTTCAGAAGGATCCATCCGAAGCCGTCGATCCATGTCCAGCCCGCTTCCGGCAATTCCGGTATCCACTTCAGCTGCTGCGTCTAATGTGACTCCAAATCCACCTGGAAATACGCAGTCCGAAACAGCCCATTCCAAAGCGGTTCCTAAAGAATCCATCAGTGCCAAAATGACGCCAGCCAGTAAACCGGCAGCAACTCAATCCAGCTCTCCAGTAGGACATGTCACTCCAGAGGCAGACTACCAACCAGTGGCCTCTTCTACCTCTCATTCCGGCAATTTCGATCCATCCATGCATCAGCCAATTTATCGCTACACTCCGCCACCTCCGCGTTCAGGGGGTCGATCCAACCGAATCCATTCCGTTTACGATTTATACGCCACGTATCCCCGCCAGAGAGCCGGAATGCAGTCTCCATCTCGCCCACCTCTTCCAGCAGAGTGGGCTCACCTAACCAGCCCCCGCAAGCCACGAGCAACCAATCAAGCAG GCGCAGCGCACAGGTTCGCCGAGTCGGAGGTGACCATTCATTACCGCAGTCCTATCCGCAACCTGCAGCAAAGCGGTCAACAGCAG ACGGAAATCGACGAGGAGGAATTGAGGCAGATGCAGGCGGAGCACATGAGACGCGTTTACGAACAGGAGCGTAGACGGAAATACATCCAAGAACTGGAAGATATCGAGTCTCGACGTCACATGGATAACTTTAC GCCGCTAATGAAATCCCCGATCCCGTTGAACCGTTATGATGACTTTATGGATGATCAACCGGTGCCGATGGGCCGTTCTGGCAGCCAGAACCAGCCACAACGCGACCGAACTCCCGAGCCTAAAATAGTAGCTCGCGGCCTCTACAACTTCGTGGCTCAAAACGCCCG GGAATTGTCGTTTCAAAAAGGAGATATTATCTTCATCCGGCGACAGATTGATAAGAATTGGTACGAGGGAGAACACAATGCCATGGTAGGCATCTTCCCTGTCAATTACGTCGAG ATCGTACCTTACGATGGAGTACGATTGACAAACCGTAAACCCAGCGAAGGCAAAGGCAgagtcaaattcaattttgtggCCCAGACGCCGATTGAATTGTCTCTGGTTAAAGGGGAATTGGTAATCATCACGAGACAAGTGGACGAGCACTGGCTAGAGGGTCGCATCGGTCAACGCCGTGGCATATTCCCCATTTCATACGTCGACATTATCCAGCCTTGTTCTTCACCTCCTTCCAACcaaa ATGTCAAGACCCCGACAACGAGCGGTACCGCTCTAATTACTAACGGATCTCTCCGTTCAACTCATAATTACCAACAATTACGCACTCAGCAGCCGCAGCACTTTTCCATG CAACAGAAAATGAGCCCGGCGAATGCGACATCTCAGCATCAGTACCGAACAGCTCCAGCACAGTATAATAAACCCAGCAGTTTGATGGTCGACACTCGCTCCGATCCCGTCCT atacCGAGCGCTTTACACGTATGCACCGCAGAATGATGACGAGCTTGAACTGCAAGAAAGCGACATGATCTGCGTGCTGGAAAAGTGCGACGACGGTTGGTACGTGGGCACCAGCCAGCGTACCGGCCTCTTCGGTACCTTCCCGGGCAACTATGTCGAACGCGTTTGA